A DNA window from Hordeum vulgare subsp. vulgare chromosome 1H, MorexV3_pseudomolecules_assembly, whole genome shotgun sequence contains the following coding sequences:
- the LOC123443539 gene encoding probable serine/threonine-protein kinase PBL7 produces the protein MGCCCSWARGLRGNSMGCCCSWARGLRCSSMGCCCSWVRGLRCSSMGCCCSWVRGLRAVRCSSMRILSCACCCSWIRGVCGRTKREAGQETSTSETKKTKRKWGRGFCGMASHEVEEPLTSETKKTKRKWGRGFCGMASHEAEEPLTSETKKKRKNVAASSEPDKKRWFKNKIWKKKKAKNEQLATLVKEISLANSPKARAAAGEILRIGNHNIPSRVFTHSQLSDATNSFSQENLLGEGGFGRVYRGYIPETMEVIAVKQLDKDGLQGNREFLVEVLMLSLLHHPNLVTLLGYCTECDQKILVYEYMPLGSLQDHLLDLTPKSQPLSWHTRMKIAVDAARGLEYLHEVANPPVVYRDLKASNILLDGNFSAKLADFGLAKLGPVGDKTHVTTRVMGTYGYCAPEYAMSGKLTKMSDIYCFGVVLLELITGRRAIDTTKPTREQILVHWAAPLFKDKKKFTKMADPLLDSKYPLKGLYQALAISSMCLQEEAISRPLISDVVTALTFLADPNYDPPDDIEPLPISVPNYDKGISLREAEISLSGFEEKQVEDS, from the exons ATGGGGTGTTGCTGCTCGTGGGCGCGTGGTCTTCGCGGCAATTCGATGGGGTGCTGCTGCTCGTGGGCGCGTGGTCTTCGCTGCAGTTCGATGGGGTGCTGCTGCTCGTGGGTGCGTGGTCTTCGCTGCAGTTCGATGGGGTGCTGCTGCTCGTGGGTGCGTGGTCTTCGCGCCGTGAGATGCAGCAGCATGCGCATCTTGAGCTGCGCGTGCTGCTGTTCATGGATCCGCGGTGTCTGCGGCAGGACGAAGAGGGAGGCTGGGCAAGAGACATCGACGTCGGagacaaagaaaacaaagagGAAATGGGGGCGCGGTTTTTGTGGCATGGCGTCACATGAAGTGGAGGAGCCGTTGACATCAGagacaaagaaaacaaagagGAAATGGGGGCGCGGTTTTTGTGGCATGGCGTCACATGAAGCTGAGGAGCCGTTAACATCAGAGACAAAGAAGAAGCGGAAGAATGTGGCAGCGAGCTCCGAGCCAGACAAGAAAAGGTGGTTCAAGAACAAGAtttggaaaaagaaaaaggccaagaaCGAACAGTTGGCCACCCTTGTGAAAGAGATTTCACTCGCAA ATAGTCCCAAGGCCAGGGCTGCGGCAGGGGAAATACTACGGATCGGCAACCACAACATTCCTAGCAGAGTGTTTACGCACAGTCAGCTGTCAGACGCGACCAATTCTTTCAGCCAGGAGAATCTCCTGGGAGAAGGTGGCTTTGGGAGGGTGTACAGAGGATACATTCCGGAGACCATGGAA GTCATAGCGGTTAAGCAGCTGGACAAGGATGGGTTGCAAGGGAACCGTGAGTTCCTTGTCGAGGTGCTGATGCTGAGCCTCCTTCATCACCCAAACCTTGTCACCTTGCTTGGGTACTGCACCGAATGTGACCAAAAGATTCTAGTGTACGAGTATATGCCACTCGGTTCTTTGCAAGATCATCTCCTAG ATCTCACTCCAAAATCTCAGCCGCTGTCCTGGCATACACGGATGAAGATTGCAGTTGATGCTGCCAGAGGCCTCGAGTACTTGCATGAGGTGGCCAATCCGCCGGTGGTATACCGCGATCTCAAGGCATCAAATATTCTCTTGGACGGGAACTTCAGTGCAAAGTTGGCAGATTTTGGACTTGCAAAGCTTGGTCCAGTCGGCGACAAAACTCATGTCACCACAAGGGTGATGGGCACGTACGGGTACTGCGCTCCCGAGTACGCCATGAGTGGCAAGTTAACAAAGATGTCAGACATATATTGCTTTGGTGTAGTTCTCTTGGAGCTCATCACCGGGAGGCGAGCAATTGACACCACGAAACCGACTCGCGAGCAAATTCTTGTCCACTGG GCAGCACCACTCTTCAAGGATAAGAAGAAGTTTACCAAGATGGCTGATCCACTGCTTGACAGCAAGTACCCCCTGAAAGGTCTATACCAGGCACTTGCAATTTCATCAATGTGCCTACAAGAAGAAGCAATCAGTCGTCCACTAATCAGTGATGTGGTGACGGCCCTTACATTTCTTGCTGATCCAAACTATGACCCTCCAGATGACATTGAGCCTCTACCTATATCAGTTCCCAACTACGACAAAGGAATTAGCCTAAGAGAAGCTGAAATTAGCCTAAGCGGGTTTGAGGAAAAACAAGTAGAGGATAGCTAA
- the LOC123443530 gene encoding glutenin, high molecular weight subunit DY10-like isoform X2 produces MAKRLVLFVAVIVALVALTTAEREINGNNIFLDSRSRQLQCERELQESSLEACRRVVDQQLVGQLPWSTGLQMQCCQQLRDVSPECRPVALSQVVRQYEQQTEVPSKGGSFYPGGTAPPLQQGGWWGTSVKWYYPDQTSSQQSWQGQQGYHQSVTSSQQPGQGQQGSYPGSTFPQQPGQGQQPGQRQPWSYPSATFPQQPGQGQGQGQQGYYPSVTSPQQSGQGQQGYPSTTSPQQSGQGQQLGQGQQPGQGQQGYPSATFPQQPGQWQQGSYPSTTSPQQSGQGQQGYNPSGTSTQQPGQVQQLGQGQQGYYPIATSPQQPGQGQQLGQGQQPGHGQQLVQGQQQGQGQQGHYPSMTSPHQTGQGQKGYYPSAISPQQSGQGQQGYQPSGASSQGSVQGACQHSTSSPQQQAQGCQASSPKQGLGSLYYPSGAYTQQKPGQGYNPGGTSPLHQQGGGFGGGLTTEQPQGGKQPFHCQQTTVSPHQGQQTTVSPHQGQQTTVSPHQGQQTTVSPHQGQQTTVSPHQGQQTTVSPHQGQQTTVSPHPGQQTTVSPHQGQQTTVSPHPGQQTTVSPHQGQQTTVSPHQGQQTTVSPHQGQQTTVSPHQGQQTTVSPHQGQQTTVSPHQGQQPGEQPCGFPGQQTTVSLHHGQQSNELYYGSPYHVSVEQPSASLKVAKAQQLAAQLPAMCRLEGGGGLLASQ; encoded by the exons ATGGCTAAGCGGCTGGTCCTCTTTGTGGCGGTAATCGTCGCCCTCGTGGCTCTCACCACCGCTGAACGTGAGATCAATGGGAACAACATTTTCCTTGATAGCCGCTCTAGGCAGCTACAGTGTGAGCGCGAGCTCCAGGAGAGCTCGCTCGAGGCGTGCCGGCGGGTCGTGGACCAACAGCTGGTTGGCCAGCTGCCATGGAGCACGGGGCTCCAGATGCAGTGCTGCCAGCAGCTTCGGGACGTCAGCCCCGAGTGCCGCCCCGTCGCCCTCAGCCAGGTCGTGAGGCAATACGAGCAGCAAACCGAGGTGCCATCCAAGGGAGGATCCTTCTACCCGGGCGGGACCGCACCGCCGCTGCAGCAAGGAGGATGGTGGGGAACCTCTGTAAAATGGTACTACCCAGACCAAACTTCTTCGCAACAGTCATGGCAAGGGCAACAAGGGTACCACCAAAGCGTAACTTCTTCCCAGCAGCCAGGACAAGGGCAGCAAGGGTCCTACCCAGGTTCAACTTTCCCGCAGCAGCCAGGACAAGGACAACAACCAGGACAGAGGCAGCCATGGTCCTATCCAAGTGCAACTTTCCCACAACAGCCAGGGCAAGGGCAAGGG CAAGGGCAACAAGGGTACTACCCAAGTGTAACTTCTCCACAACAGTCGGGACAAGGGCAACAAGGGTACCCAAGTACAACTTCTCCACAACAATCGGGGCAAGGGCAACAGCTGGGACAAGGGCAACAACCAGGACAAGGGCAACAAGGGTACCCAAGTGCAACTTTTCCACAACAGCCAGGACAATGGCAACAAGGGTCCTACCCAAGTACAACTTCTCCGCAGCAGTCAGGACAAGGGCAACAAGGGTACAACCCAAGTGGAACTTCTACGCAGCAGCCGGGACAAGTGCAACAGTTGGGACAAGGGCAACAAGGGTACTACCCAATTGCAACTTCTCCGCAGCAGCCAGGACAAGGGCAACAGCTAGGACAAGGGCAACAACCAGGACATGGGCAACAGCTAGTGCAAGggcaacaacaaggacaagggCAACAAGGACACTACCCAAGTATGACTTCTCCGCACCAAACAGGACAAGGGCAAAAAGGATACTACCCAAGTGCAATTTCTCCGCAGCAGTCAGGACAAGGACAACAAGGATACCAGCCTAGTGGAGCTTCTTCACAGGGGTCGGTGCAAGGGGCGTGCCAGCACAGCACATCTTCTCCGCAGCAGCAAGCACAAGGGTGCCAAGCTTCTTCACCAAAGCAAGGGCTAGGGTCGTTGTACTACCCGAGTGGAGCTTATACACAACAGAAACCAGGGCAAGGGTACAACCCAGGTGGAACTTCTCCGCTGCACCAGCAAGGGGGAGGGTTCGGCGGCGGGTTAACGACGGAGCAACCGCAGGGAGGAAAGCAGCCATTCCATTGCCAGCAAACCACTGTCTCCCCTCACCAGGGTCAGCAAACCACTGTCTCCCCTCATCAGGGTCAGCAAACCACTGTCTCCCCTCATCAGGGTCAGCAAACCACGGTCTCCCCTCACCAGGGTCAGCAAACCACCGTCTCCCCTCACCAGGGTCAGCAAACCACCGTCTCCCCTCATCAGGGTCAGCAAACCACTGTCTCCCCTCATCCGGGTCAGCAAACCACTGTCTCCCCTCATCAGGGTCAGCAAACCACTGTCTCCCCTCATCCGGGTCAGCAAACCACTGTCTCCCCTCATCAGGGTCAGCAAACCACTGTCTCCCCTCATCAGGGTCAGCAAACCACTGTCTCCCCTCATCAGGGTCAGCAAACCACCGTCTCCCCTCATCAGGGTCAGCAAACCACCGTCTCCCCTCATCAGGGTCAGCAAACCACCGTCTCCCCTCATCAGGGTCAGCAGCCCGGCGAGCAGCCTTGCGGTTTCCCTGGCCAGCAAACCACCGTGTCTCTGCACCATGGTCAGCAGTCCAACGAGTTGTACTACGGCAGCCCATACCATGTTAGCGTGGAGCAGCCGTCGGCCAGCCTAAAGGTAGCAAAGGCGCAGCAGCTCGCGGCGCAGCTGCCGGCAATGTGTCGgctggagggcggcggcggcctgTTGGCCAGCCAGTAG
- the LOC123443530 gene encoding glutenin, high molecular weight subunit DY10-like isoform X1 — MAKRLVLFVAVIVALVALTTAEREINGNNIFLDSRSRQLQCERELQESSLEACRRVVDQQLVGQLPWSTGLQMQCCQQLRDVSPECRPVALSQVVRQYEQQTEVPSKGGSFYPGGTAPPLQQGGWWGTSVKWYYPDQTSSQQSWQGQQGYHQSVTSSQQPGQGQQGSYPGSTFPQQPGQGQQPGQRQPWSYPSATFPQQPGQGQGQQGYYPGATSLLQPGQGQQGPYQSATSPQQPGQGQGQQEPYPIATSPHQPGQWQQPGQGQQGYYPSVTSPQQSGQGQQGYPSTTSPQQSGQGQQLGQGQQPGQGQQGYPSATFPQQPGQWQQGSYPSTTSPQQSGQGQQGYNPSGTSTQQPGQVQQLGQGQQGYYPIATSPQQPGQGQQLGQGQQPGHGQQLVQGQQQGQGQQGHYPSMTSPHQTGQGQKGYYPSAISPQQSGQGQQGYQPSGASSQGSVQGACQHSTSSPQQQAQGCQASSPKQGLGSLYYPSGAYTQQKPGQGYNPGGTSPLHQQGGGFGGGLTTEQPQGGKQPFHCQQTTVSPHQGQQTTVSPHQGQQTTVSPHQGQQTTVSPHQGQQTTVSPHQGQQTTVSPHPGQQTTVSPHQGQQTTVSPHPGQQTTVSPHQGQQTTVSPHQGQQTTVSPHQGQQTTVSPHQGQQTTVSPHQGQQTTVSPHQGQQPGEQPCGFPGQQTTVSLHHGQQSNELYYGSPYHVSVEQPSASLKVAKAQQLAAQLPAMCRLEGGGGLLASQ, encoded by the exons ATGGCTAAGCGGCTGGTCCTCTTTGTGGCGGTAATCGTCGCCCTCGTGGCTCTCACCACCGCTGAACGTGAGATCAATGGGAACAACATTTTCCTTGATAGCCGCTCTAGGCAGCTACAGTGTGAGCGCGAGCTCCAGGAGAGCTCGCTCGAGGCGTGCCGGCGGGTCGTGGACCAACAGCTGGTTGGCCAGCTGCCATGGAGCACGGGGCTCCAGATGCAGTGCTGCCAGCAGCTTCGGGACGTCAGCCCCGAGTGCCGCCCCGTCGCCCTCAGCCAGGTCGTGAGGCAATACGAGCAGCAAACCGAGGTGCCATCCAAGGGAGGATCCTTCTACCCGGGCGGGACCGCACCGCCGCTGCAGCAAGGAGGATGGTGGGGAACCTCTGTAAAATGGTACTACCCAGACCAAACTTCTTCGCAACAGTCATGGCAAGGGCAACAAGGGTACCACCAAAGCGTAACTTCTTCCCAGCAGCCAGGACAAGGGCAGCAAGGGTCCTACCCAGGTTCAACTTTCCCGCAGCAGCCAGGACAAGGACAACAACCAGGACAGAGGCAGCCATGGTCCTATCCAAGTGCAACTTTCCCACAACAGCCAGGGCAAGGGCAAGGGCAACAAGGGTACTACCCAGGCGCAACTTCCCTGCTGCAGCCAGGACAAGGGCAACAAGGGCCCTACCAGAGTGCAACTTCTCCACAGCAGCCAGGACAAGGACAGGGACAACAAGAGCCCTATCCAATTGCAACTTCCCCGCATCAGCCAGGACAATGGCAACAACCAGGACAAGGGCAACAAGGGTACTACCCAAGTGTAACTTCTCCACAACAGTCGGGACAAGGGCAACAAGGGTACCCAAGTACAACTTCTCCACAACAATCGGGGCAAGGGCAACAGCTGGGACAAGGGCAACAACCAGGACAAGGGCAACAAGGGTACCCAAGTGCAACTTTTCCACAACAGCCAGGACAATGGCAACAAGGGTCCTACCCAAGTACAACTTCTCCGCAGCAGTCAGGACAAGGGCAACAAGGGTACAACCCAAGTGGAACTTCTACGCAGCAGCCGGGACAAGTGCAACAGTTGGGACAAGGGCAACAAGGGTACTACCCAATTGCAACTTCTCCGCAGCAGCCAGGACAAGGGCAACAGCTAGGACAAGGGCAACAACCAGGACATGGGCAACAGCTAGTGCAAGggcaacaacaaggacaagggCAACAAGGACACTACCCAAGTATGACTTCTCCGCACCAAACAGGACAAGGGCAAAAAGGATACTACCCAAGTGCAATTTCTCCGCAGCAGTCAGGACAAGGACAACAAGGATACCAGCCTAGTGGAGCTTCTTCACAGGGGTCGGTGCAAGGGGCGTGCCAGCACAGCACATCTTCTCCGCAGCAGCAAGCACAAGGGTGCCAAGCTTCTTCACCAAAGCAAGGGCTAGGGTCGTTGTACTACCCGAGTGGAGCTTATACACAACAGAAACCAGGGCAAGGGTACAACCCAGGTGGAACTTCTCCGCTGCACCAGCAAGGGGGAGGGTTCGGCGGCGGGTTAACGACGGAGCAACCGCAGGGAGGAAAGCAGCCATTCCATTGCCAGCAAACCACTGTCTCCCCTCACCAGG GTCAGCAAACCACTGTCTCCCCTCATCAGGGTCAGCAAACCACGGTCTCCCCTCACCAGGGTCAGCAAACCACCGTCTCCCCTCACCAGGGTCAGCAAACCACCGTCTCCCCTCATCAGGGTCAGCAAACCACTGTCTCCCCTCATCCGGGTCAGCAAACCACTGTCTCCCCTCATCAGGGTCAGCAAACCACTGTCTCCCCTCATCCGGGTCAGCAAACCACTGTCTCCCCTCATCAGGGTCAGCAAACCACTGTCTCCCCTCATCAGGGTCAGCAAACCACTGTCTCCCCTCATCAGGGTCAGCAAACCACCGTCTCCCCTCATCAGGGTCAGCAAACCACCGTCTCCCCTCATCAGGGTCAGCAAACCACCGTCTCCCCTCATCAGGGTCAGCAGCCCGGCGAGCAGCCTTGCGGTTTCCCTGGCCAGCAAACCACCGTGTCTCTGCACCATGGTCAGCAGTCCAACGAGTTGTACTACGGCAGCCCATACCATGTTAGCGTGGAGCAGCCGTCGGCCAGCCTAAAGGTAGCAAAGGCGCAGCAGCTCGCGGCGCAGCTGCCGGCAATGTGTCGgctggagggcggcggcggcctgTTGGCCAGCCAGTAG